One window of the Candidatus Cloacimonadaceae bacterium genome contains the following:
- a CDS encoding fumarate hydratase, with protein MVTRVISEHRIRQAVIDAIGEIFCRPDPEVLEALIRASEQETEALPRDVLNTIIQNAEIAAREGIPICQDTGTLVVFAEIGNQVIIDGNPIRDIIESAAAEAWQQYYLRRSTVEEPLFDRMIESIKVPCVLHIDIVSGDKLRLRFALKGGGAENMSRHAMLQPGAGRDTILAFVLQTVLDAGGKACPPLIVGIGIGGNFERCAILSKQALMLPFYFRHPDPQYRKLEEEIITRINLEGCGAQGLGGSTTALAVHIISEPCHIASLPVAVNLDCHAHRSLGIEI; from the coding sequence ATGGTTACCCGCGTCATATCAGAGCACAGAATCAGGCAGGCGGTGATTGATGCCATCGGTGAGATATTTTGCCGTCCCGATCCCGAAGTTCTTGAGGCATTGATCCGTGCATCTGAACAAGAAACCGAAGCGCTCCCCCGTGACGTTCTAAATACGATCATCCAAAACGCTGAGATCGCAGCTCGAGAGGGCATCCCAATTTGTCAGGATACCGGCACGCTGGTCGTCTTTGCCGAAATCGGCAATCAGGTCATCATCGACGGCAACCCTATAAGAGATATCATCGAAAGCGCTGCTGCCGAAGCCTGGCAACAATACTACCTACGCCGTTCTACCGTAGAAGAACCGCTGTTTGATAGAATGATTGAATCCATTAAAGTCCCCTGTGTTTTGCATATAGACATCGTGAGCGGAGACAAGCTCAGGCTCCGCTTTGCTCTCAAAGGTGGAGGGGCGGAAAATATGAGCAGGCATGCCATGCTGCAGCCGGGTGCAGGCAGAGACACAATTCTCGCTTTCGTCCTACAGACAGTTCTGGACGCGGGCGGCAAAGCATGCCCACCGCTCATTGTCGGCATCGGCATCGGTGGCAATTTTGAGCGCTGCGCGATATTGTCAAAGCAGGCATTGATGCTTCCTTTTTACTTTCGGCATCCCGATCCCCAATACCGAAAACTCGAAGAGGAGATCATTACCCGCATCAATCTGGAAGGATGCGGCGCACAAGGTTTGGGTGGATCGACCACCGCGCTGGCGGTGCACATCATCTCCGAGCCCTGTCATATCGCCTCTCTTCCCGTGGCGGTCAATCTGGATTGCCATGCCCATCGCAGCCTCGGGATCGAGATCTGA
- a CDS encoding C25 family cysteine peptidase — MLRRLILFLLLLPVLLGANNIGLNIVMNPPSSISGGKDSFEAGYAMISAPGYLQLPQKTVNILVPPDAVVAGHSISASNELRFSAPEPSINHGFSDGERVLDASAWRGSYPQSVYLGTKQWGDLRYVSFRILPAYYDFAAGEYVWQRDFQVSVDYDRGNERRNLVPPTFNGAVGFFSNHEDLSKWYRPSDAKNYDYLIVSTPALYAAASSLVAFRQSQGLITSFADIAVILASSPGLNNAAKLRNYLKAQYDGSPFTYLLLIGDHDLVPISQLCPEPGGMETIPSDFYFSDLSSNFDSDNDGRLGEYSTGSMNQDWEMDFTPEIFVGRISTNSATEVTAVAHRVAAFEQNNGAWKNKALLPAAFLNYQGEPELIFLQTDGADFFEYAKQTSLSDMQCTTLYEQIGVVPSHPSDYPLSYDNLRTLLNTESFGILNWSAHGSATSAARKVWVQDENNNFIPDASEMEWMSMVNRQSFDNLANNDGMVIFAASCYNGMIDHSSKSLAEHAMVNKGVAVFGATRTGWYKIGWNSPGWGGLTSYNHHLLENYAEGGMSIGAAYSYANLLHTQYYLFGDPVDSDGIIWPELQNVYTYLLYGDPAIGHHPSQAPMQGEILVWEPYHHLGIRVVNAISSAGRYNIVYSDRLITDYDYISQFEAVFCLFGYGNTAYVLQPGSSEYNLLNGYLNGGGRLYLEGAVNWDPLDDFWGKFATHAPLDWMALVEAIEFENADGQRIWDYADIGFHTQALVPYSASAVQVFNTHNAEYPDACVGVYNSDGNYATLAGSFKLADVLDGANDLSQLISVILDTLRVGSPIIVQNEDFLAPASALNHIIYPNPFRSSTNIAFELKAPSAVRLDIYNLRGQKVRSISDPLIQKGRRQITWDGRDDHSRDLSSGIYLYRLSAGKQRAGGKIVLIK; from the coding sequence ATGCTTAGAAGGCTCATTCTCTTCCTCTTGCTGCTGCCGGTCTTGCTCGGTGCGAACAATATCGGGCTCAATATCGTGATGAATCCTCCCTCATCCATCAGTGGCGGCAAAGATAGCTTTGAAGCAGGCTATGCAATGATCTCCGCTCCCGGCTATCTGCAACTGCCGCAAAAGACTGTGAACATCCTGGTGCCGCCGGACGCTGTGGTTGCCGGTCATAGTATCTCAGCCTCAAACGAACTGCGCTTTTCGGCACCGGAGCCTTCCATCAATCATGGTTTTAGTGATGGGGAAAGAGTGTTGGACGCGTCAGCGTGGCGTGGGAGCTATCCCCAAAGCGTCTATCTGGGCACCAAACAGTGGGGTGATCTGCGCTATGTTTCTTTCCGCATCCTGCCCGCCTACTATGATTTTGCCGCGGGAGAATATGTCTGGCAAAGAGACTTCCAGGTCTCTGTGGATTATGACCGCGGCAATGAGAGAAGAAACCTCGTCCCGCCCACTTTCAATGGGGCAGTGGGCTTTTTTTCCAATCATGAAGACCTTTCCAAGTGGTATCGACCCTCAGATGCCAAGAACTATGACTATCTGATCGTGAGCACGCCGGCGCTCTATGCCGCTGCCTCTTCATTGGTGGCTTTTCGCCAATCGCAGGGGTTGATCACTTCTTTTGCCGATATAGCCGTTATTTTGGCTTCAAGTCCGGGTTTAAACAACGCGGCAAAACTGCGCAATTACCTAAAAGCGCAATATGATGGCAGCCCCTTCACATATTTGCTTTTGATCGGAGATCATGATCTGGTGCCCATCAGCCAATTATGCCCTGAGCCCGGAGGTATGGAGACAATACCCTCTGATTTCTATTTCAGCGATCTCAGCAGCAACTTTGACAGCGACAACGACGGACGCCTGGGAGAGTATTCCACGGGATCCATGAATCAGGACTGGGAGATGGATTTTACCCCCGAAATCTTTGTCGGAAGAATCTCCACAAACTCTGCCACGGAAGTGACAGCCGTCGCGCACCGCGTCGCCGCTTTCGAACAGAACAACGGCGCCTGGAAGAACAAAGCCCTCCTGCCGGCAGCCTTTTTGAACTATCAGGGCGAGCCGGAACTGATCTTTTTACAGACGGACGGCGCGGACTTTTTTGAATATGCCAAACAGACCTCGCTTTCAGATATGCAATGCACCACGCTCTATGAACAGATCGGAGTCGTGCCCTCCCATCCCAGCGACTATCCTCTTTCCTACGATAATCTTCGCACCCTGCTCAATACTGAAAGCTTCGGCATCCTGAACTGGAGCGCTCACGGCAGCGCAACCTCCGCCGCCAGAAAGGTTTGGGTGCAGGATGAAAACAACAACTTCATCCCCGATGCTTCCGAAATGGAGTGGATGAGTATGGTCAACCGCCAAAGTTTTGACAATCTTGCCAACAATGACGGGATGGTGATCTTCGCTGCGTCCTGCTACAACGGAATGATCGATCACAGCAGCAAGAGCCTGGCGGAGCATGCCATGGTCAATAAAGGAGTCGCGGTCTTTGGCGCCACTCGCACCGGCTGGTATAAGATCGGCTGGAACAGTCCCGGCTGGGGAGGCTTGACTTCCTATAACCACCATCTGCTAGAAAACTATGCCGAGGGCGGGATGTCCATCGGCGCGGCATATTCCTATGCCAACCTGCTGCATACGCAATACTATCTCTTTGGCGATCCTGTGGATAGCGACGGCATCATCTGGCCGGAGCTGCAAAACGTTTATACCTATTTGCTCTATGGCGATCCCGCCATCGGACACCATCCATCCCAAGCTCCCATGCAGGGAGAAATCCTCGTCTGGGAACCCTATCACCACCTTGGAATCAGAGTTGTAAACGCCATCTCTTCCGCCGGTAGATACAATATTGTCTATTCCGACAGACTAATCACGGATTACGATTATATCAGTCAGTTCGAAGCGGTCTTTTGCCTCTTTGGATATGGCAATACGGCGTATGTCCTTCAGCCCGGCTCATCAGAGTATAACCTGCTGAACGGATATCTCAACGGCGGCGGCAGACTCTATCTGGAAGGAGCGGTAAACTGGGATCCTTTGGACGATTTCTGGGGAAAATTCGCCACCCACGCACCCCTGGACTGGATGGCTTTGGTCGAAGCCATCGAGTTTGAAAACGCGGATGGACAAAGGATCTGGGACTATGCCGATATTGGTTTTCACACTCAGGCTTTGGTCCCCTATTCCGCCAGCGCCGTGCAAGTATTCAATACGCATAACGCGGAATATCCCGATGCCTGCGTGGGGGTCTATAACAGCGACGGCAACTATGCCACGCTTGCCGGTTCCTTCAAGCTTGCCGACGTTCTGGACGGCGCCAATGACCTTTCACAGCTCATATCCGTGATCCTCGACACCCTCAGAGTGGGAAGTCCGATCATCGTGCAAAACGAGGATTTTCTCGCTCCTGCGTCCGCTTTGAATCACATTATATATCCCAATCCTTTCCGCAGCAGCACCAACATCGCCTTTGAATTGAAAGCCCCCTCCGCCGTTCGCCTGGATATCTATAACCTCAGGGGGCAAAAAGTGCGAAGCATCTCTGATCCCTTGATACAAAAAGGGAGACGTCAGATCACCTGGGATGGGCGTGACGATCATAGCCGAGACCTATCCAGCGGGATCTATCTCTATCGTCTCAGCGCCGGCAAACAGCGCGCCGGTGGCAAGATCGTCCTGATCAAATAG
- a CDS encoding lysophospholipid acyltransferase family protein: MKIKKFLHFFWHLWLVIDFFAGAKLIRLREKDPIKRRQLYAKNTTRVGRKFLNAFSITVTTKGMEHLESMRGRSYLAIANHVSYTDILVLSSLESFVFITSVEMSRNPFLGDITRSGGCLFTDRKKPVSLPAEIENFATAVKQGFKVVLFPEGTSTNGETIHAFRKSLFQVALSAKTAIMPICVSYTHIDGKPISPENRDIVCWYGEMSFAPHFWKLMAHRIEVEVTILPPIEFDSHIKRGELSDIVYKQIHDCYHQV, from the coding sequence ATGAAAATCAAAAAGTTCCTGCATTTCTTTTGGCACCTTTGGCTGGTAATCGATTTCTTTGCCGGTGCCAAGCTGATCCGTCTTCGGGAAAAGGATCCGATCAAAAGGCGTCAACTCTACGCCAAAAACACCACCCGCGTCGGGCGCAAATTCCTCAACGCCTTTTCGATTACCGTCACCACCAAGGGTATGGAGCATCTGGAAAGCATGCGCGGACGCAGCTATTTAGCGATCGCCAACCATGTTTCCTATACTGATATTCTGGTGTTGAGTTCGTTGGAAAGCTTCGTCTTCATCACCTCCGTGGAAATGAGCCGGAATCCCTTTTTGGGAGATATCACCCGCTCCGGCGGATGCCTGTTTACAGACAGGAAGAAACCCGTATCCCTGCCCGCGGAGATCGAAAACTTCGCCACCGCCGTGAAACAAGGCTTCAAAGTAGTGCTCTTCCCCGAAGGAACCAGCACCAACGGAGAGACAATCCATGCATTTCGCAAGAGCCTCTTCCAAGTGGCGCTATCCGCAAAAACGGCGATCATGCCCATCTGCGTGAGCTACACTCATATTGACGGCAAGCCCATCAGCCCCGAAAACAGAGACATCGTCTGCTGGTATGGCGAGATGAGTTTCGCACCCCATTTCTGGAAACTGATGGCGCACCGCATCGAAGTAGAGGTCACTATCCTGCCTCCGATCGAGTTTGATTCGCATATCAAGCGCGGCGAGCTATCAGATATAGTTTATAAGCAAATACATGATTGCTATCACCAAGTATAA
- a CDS encoding DUF58 domain-containing protein produces the protein MPLLQEETVAKLKRFQLTAKSIVEGFLVGLHKSPYHGFSVEFSDHREYNAGEPMRDIDWKIVAKTERYYVKRYEEETNLRCYIVLDHSRSMFFSSGETSKIEYATQLAGALAWLMNSQKDAVGLVTFNDKITNLLPPKAYRSYIAQIFGVLIDLEPKDSTDLMSNLHKIAESIRKRSLIIIISDLLDDPDRVINALKHYRTRHHEVLVFHITDLREEDFHFKHETQFVDSESGEKITVTPWQIQKEYQSNYQAWTEHLKSECHRYQIEYNPVSTSTPLNDLLLKYLLKRRKG, from the coding sequence ATGCCCCTCTTGCAGGAAGAAACCGTTGCCAAGCTAAAGCGCTTCCAACTAACCGCCAAGAGCATTGTGGAAGGCTTTTTGGTAGGACTGCACAAATCCCCCTATCACGGTTTCAGCGTAGAATTTTCCGACCATCGAGAATACAACGCCGGCGAACCGATGCGCGATATCGATTGGAAGATAGTTGCCAAGACGGAACGCTACTACGTCAAGCGTTATGAAGAGGAAACCAACCTCCGCTGCTATATCGTTCTCGACCACAGCCGTTCGATGTTTTTCAGTTCCGGGGAAACATCCAAGATAGAATACGCGACGCAGCTTGCCGGAGCACTGGCATGGCTGATGAACTCCCAAAAGGATGCGGTCGGACTCGTCACTTTCAACGACAAGATCACCAATTTGCTGCCTCCCAAAGCATATAGATCATACATCGCGCAGATCTTCGGGGTGTTGATTGATCTCGAACCCAAGGATTCCACAGACCTGATGAGCAACCTTCACAAGATCGCCGAATCCATCCGCAAGCGTAGCCTGATCATCATCATCTCCGATCTCTTAGACGATCCCGATCGCGTGATCAACGCTCTCAAACACTATCGCACCCGGCATCACGAGGTATTGGTCTTCCATATCACCGACCTGCGGGAAGAAGATTTCCACTTCAAGCACGAAACCCAGTTTGTCGATAGCGAGAGCGGAGAGAAAATCACCGTCACCCCCTGGCAGATCCAAAAAGAATATCAGAGCAATTACCAGGCATGGACGGAACATCTCAAAAGTGAATGTCATCGCTATCAGATCGAATACAACCCAGTTTCCACCTCCACGCCCCTGAATGACCTGCTCCTAAAATATCTCTTGAAGCGACGCAAGGGCTGA
- a CDS encoding FumA C-terminus/TtdB family hydratase beta subunit codes for MYEYHLSLPFDRHLTDLIKPRDKIYLSGFIYTARDKAHQRLIDIIDKGEPLPFDLSDTAIFYCGPSPTPPGKICGVIGPTTSARMDKYTIPLLEKGLKVMIGKGERSREVQNSIHEHGALYLICVGGAAALLSKCIVSCETFLWAELGTEAVYRMQVLDLPCYVAIV; via the coding sequence ATGTATGAATATCACCTGAGCCTGCCTTTCGACAGGCATCTCACCGATCTGATAAAACCAAGGGACAAGATCTATCTCAGCGGGTTCATCTACACCGCGAGAGACAAAGCCCACCAAAGATTGATCGATATCATCGATAAAGGCGAGCCGCTTCCCTTTGATCTGTCCGACACAGCCATCTTCTATTGCGGTCCTTCACCGACTCCACCGGGGAAGATTTGCGGCGTGATCGGACCAACCACCAGCGCGCGAATGGACAAATATACGATTCCGCTGTTGGAAAAGGGGCTGAAAGTCATGATCGGCAAAGGTGAACGCTCCCGTGAAGTTCAAAACTCTATTCACGAGCACGGCGCGTTGTATCTGATTTGCGTAGGCGGTGCTGCCGCGTTGCTCTCCAAGTGCATTGTTTCATGTGAAACATTCCTATGGGCTGAGCTGGGCACGGAAGCCGTCTATCGCATGCAAGTGCTTGACCTGCCATGCTATGTGGCGATTGTATAG
- a CDS encoding DNA alkylation repair protein, with amino-acid sequence MNEIEPKYKALYDRCEKYCFDHENPALTIKNAAFFKEGYDAYGLEEREIKELRNLILNEIGFHVPELAEFGKVLFSTGKYELGSAAIMILKKHRPRFDRSVYEAVKFYLDNYVENWAHCDLLSAKITPVFLELHLADLEDFKTWRKSKSKWTRRCVVSTLHYLKNKEEPQVLLDFIKPMMRDTEKVVQQGIGMLLRELWKLHPLPVEDFLYLQKEEASLHLMQIATEKMSKDKKCRFHRESVYKSKPKKPYNKKRYFNKEG; translated from the coding sequence ATGAACGAGATCGAGCCGAAATATAAAGCACTCTATGACCGCTGCGAGAAATACTGCTTTGACCATGAAAATCCCGCACTTACGATCAAAAACGCCGCCTTTTTTAAAGAGGGTTATGACGCTTACGGACTCGAAGAAAGGGAGATTAAAGAGCTGCGGAATCTGATCTTGAACGAGATCGGATTCCACGTTCCGGAGTTGGCGGAATTTGGCAAGGTGCTCTTTTCCACCGGCAAATATGAGCTTGGTTCCGCGGCGATCATGATCCTGAAAAAACACCGCCCCCGCTTTGATCGAAGCGTCTATGAAGCGGTTAAGTTTTACTTGGACAATTATGTGGAAAATTGGGCACACTGCGATCTGCTCAGCGCAAAGATCACCCCCGTCTTTCTGGAATTGCATCTTGCCGATCTGGAAGATTTCAAAACTTGGCGTAAATCCAAAAGCAAATGGACCCGCCGTTGTGTCGTGAGCACCTTGCACTATCTCAAAAACAAGGAAGAGCCTCAGGTGCTTTTGGACTTTATCAAGCCAATGATGCGGGACACTGAAAAGGTCGTGCAGCAGGGGATCGGCATGCTTCTGCGTGAGCTTTGGAAGCTGCATCCGCTGCCGGTGGAGGATTTTCTTTATTTGCAGAAAGAAGAGGCGTCCCTACATCTTATGCAGATCGCCACGGAAAAGATGAGCAAGGACAAGAAGTGCCGCTTTCATCGCGAGAGCGTTTACAAATCCAAACCCAAGAAACCATATAACAAGAAACGCTATTTCAACAAAGAAGGCTAA
- a CDS encoding GNAT family N-acyltransferase codes for MHEPKRKLTFKLFPPMGMKNRMKNFSAHIPLLLDKKNFLIQTADTIEELRAAQKLRHDVFLEEMLKKKKKSGLDVDRFDKRCDHLLIIDKRNGMLIGTYRLQSSLHNKKWYTATEFHMRQIKKLPGNKLELGRACVHPNYRNGITIALLWEGIHAYMLASQTMYMFGCSSIKTMDRKEIDSIYYYLKHHGHIADDLKVRPKGKFKVPGMKRHVRRYPTHFGNYEHALYKDKIPTLLQSYLKVGAKICGIPALDKSFKCVDFLTLLHVKDIEKAYTRKMNQE; via the coding sequence ATGCATGAGCCAAAACGCAAACTGACCTTCAAGCTATTCCCGCCAATGGGAATGAAGAACCGGATGAAGAACTTCAGCGCCCATATTCCACTCCTTTTAGACAAGAAAAACTTCCTGATACAAACCGCGGACACGATCGAGGAACTTCGCGCCGCGCAGAAACTCCGGCACGACGTCTTTCTCGAAGAAATGCTCAAGAAAAAGAAGAAATCCGGGCTCGACGTGGATAGATTTGACAAACGCTGCGACCATCTGCTCATCATCGACAAGCGCAACGGCATGCTGATCGGCACCTACCGCCTGCAATCCTCGCTTCACAACAAGAAATGGTACACCGCCACCGAGTTTCACATGCGCCAGATCAAAAAGCTGCCCGGCAACAAACTCGAGCTCGGACGCGCCTGCGTGCACCCCAACTATCGCAACGGCATCACCATCGCGCTGCTCTGGGAAGGCATCCACGCTTATATGCTCGCCAGCCAGACAATGTATATGTTCGGCTGCTCCAGCATCAAGACCATGGACAGAAAAGAGATCGATTCCATCTATTATTACCTCAAACACCACGGACACATCGCGGACGATCTCAAGGTGCGCCCCAAAGGCAAATTCAAAGTCCCCGGTATGAAACGCCATGTACGCAGATACCCCACTCACTTTGGCAATTATGAGCACGCGCTCTATAAGGACAAGATCCCCACACTGCTGCAATCATATCTCAAGGTCGGCGCCAAGATCTGTGGCATACCGGCACTTGATAAAAGCTTTAAATGCGTGGACTTTCTCACCCTGCTTCACGTCAAGGACATCGAAAAAGCCTATACCCGTAAGATGAATCAGGAATGA
- a CDS encoding DNA alkylation repair protein, with product MIKEVGRLKLDDFKLMDAQVEKIFKNLDKSKPELAKKQILEMANTANYFVREELGKRLANYAGNGELDRICIEMLEDHLYGIRATGLFYFYYKRHDDPAVIIKTIEKTIESVPWESETICFEMWKRMPEVMKDYMPLWAQSESEKKRAMSMHGMENIAAKNPQYVLTFISKLLDDDSEEVQKKISHILTQLGRARPLQTYTNVRRWLLVADEQRFRTIWQTLKKLVSIFSQRNNRENNHEFINVTRRTIIEWKADQNQNVSQMGNRLGQLLKKG from the coding sequence ATGATTAAAGAAGTGGGACGTCTCAAATTGGACGACTTCAAACTTATGGACGCCCAAGTGGAGAAAATCTTCAAAAACTTGGACAAAAGCAAGCCCGAACTGGCAAAGAAACAAATCCTCGAGATGGCAAACACCGCGAACTATTTCGTGCGGGAAGAATTAGGCAAAAGACTGGCGAATTATGCCGGCAACGGAGAGCTCGACCGCATTTGCATCGAGATGCTGGAAGATCATCTATACGGCATCCGTGCCACGGGGCTTTTTTATTTCTACTACAAGCGTCACGACGATCCGGCGGTGATCATCAAGACCATCGAAAAGACGATCGAAAGCGTGCCCTGGGAGAGCGAAACCATCTGTTTTGAGATGTGGAAACGCATGCCCGAGGTGATGAAAGATTATATGCCCCTGTGGGCTCAATCCGAGAGCGAGAAAAAACGCGCCATGAGCATGCACGGCATGGAAAACATCGCCGCCAAGAATCCGCAATATGTGCTCACGTTCATCTCCAAACTGCTGGATGACGACAGCGAGGAAGTGCAAAAAAAGATCAGCCACATCCTCACTCAGTTGGGACGCGCGCGCCCTTTACAAACCTATACAAACGTGCGCCGCTGGCTTCTGGTAGCCGATGAACAGCGTTTTCGCACCATTTGGCAGACCCTGAAAAAGCTCGTCAGCATCTTTTCCCAACGCAATAACCGCGAAAATAATCACGAATTTATCAACGTCACCCGGCGCACGATCATCGAATGGAAGGCGGATCAAAATCAAAACGTTTCCCAGATGGGTAACCGCCTCGGGCAGCTTTTGAAAAAAGGCTGA
- a CDS encoding RNA methyltransferase: MTDKSQSSLADSIHIILVEPIYAGNVGAVARIMNNLCFSSLRIVGSVPEKNDFYLAMHSEHLLEAAQLFPDLKSAIADLDRVIAFSRRVGKLKPVDLNPSEMAQYCAKLPHLKIGLVFGRETFGLTDAEADLCPLRCHIPANPAFPSINLAQAAAIAIWEIHRLPFSQSDGKIKKLSAVSGNELDKIKAYMLDVMKETGFFRSHESTNWDSFLDKMLAQLNPGKTMVWRLRQMFNRWQVLVTGKGRGYEHNSED; encoded by the coding sequence ATGACCGATAAATCCCAGTCCTCCCTTGCCGATTCCATTCATATCATTCTGGTGGAGCCTATTTATGCCGGAAACGTCGGTGCCGTCGCCAGGATCATGAACAACCTCTGTTTTTCCAGCCTTCGCATCGTGGGCAGCGTACCGGAAAAGAACGATTTCTATCTTGCCATGCACTCGGAGCACCTTCTTGAAGCAGCGCAGCTTTTTCCGGATCTGAAGAGCGCGATAGCCGATCTTGACCGCGTGATCGCTTTTTCCAGAAGGGTCGGAAAGCTCAAACCGGTGGATTTGAATCCTTCCGAAATGGCGCAATATTGTGCCAAGCTACCGCATCTGAAGATCGGGCTCGTCTTTGGCAGGGAAACTTTTGGGCTCACCGACGCGGAAGCTGATCTCTGCCCTCTGCGTTGTCATATACCGGCAAATCCCGCTTTCCCATCCATCAATCTGGCTCAAGCAGCAGCGATCGCCATCTGGGAAATCCACCGGCTGCCTTTTTCCCAAAGTGACGGAAAAATCAAGAAGTTAAGCGCGGTCAGCGGAAATGAACTTGACAAAATCAAAGCCTACATGCTTGATGTAATGAAAGAGACTGGTTTTTTCCGCAGCCACGAGTCCACGAACTGGGACAGCTTTCTGGATAAGATGCTGGCACAGCTTAATCCCGGAAAAACGATGGTCTGGCGTCTCAGGCAGATGTTTAACCGCTGGCAGGTGCTGGTGACCGGAAAAGGCAGAGGCTATGAACATAACAGCGAGGATTGA